One genomic window of Saccopteryx bilineata isolate mSacBil1 chromosome 4, mSacBil1_pri_phased_curated, whole genome shotgun sequence includes the following:
- the TMEM229B gene encoding transmembrane protein 229B, whose amino-acid sequence MASAEPLTALSRWYLYAIHGYFCEVMFTAAWEFVVNFNWKFPGVTSVWALFIYGTSILIVERMYLRLRGRCPLLVRCLIYTLWTYLWEFTTGFILRQFNACPWDYSQFDFDFMGLITLEYAVPWFCGALIVEQFIIRNTLRLRFDKDAEPGEPGGPLALANGHVKTD is encoded by the coding sequence ATGGCTTCCGCGGAGCCCCTGACAGCGCTGTCCCGCTGGTACCTGTACGCCATCCATGGCTACTTCTGCGAGGTGATGTTCACAGCGGCCTGGGAGTTTGTAGTGAACTTTAACTGGAAGTTCCCGGGAGTCACGAGCGTGTGGGCCCTCTTCATTTACGGCACCTCCATCCTGATCGTGGAGCGCATGTACCTGCGCCTGCGGGGCCGCTGCCCCCTGCTGGTGCGCTGCCTCATCTACACGCTCTGGACCTACCTGTGGGAGTTCACCACCGGCTTCATCCTGCGCCAGTTCAACGCCTGCCCCTGGGACTACTCCCAGTTCGACTTTGACTTCATGGGCCTCATCACCCTGGAGTACGCAGTGCCCTGGTTCTGCGGGGCGCTCATCGTGGAGCAGTTCATCATCCGGAACACCCTCCGCCTCCGCTTTGACAAGGACGCGGAGCCTGGCGAGCCGGGAggtcccctggccctggccaacgGGCATGTCAAGACTGATTAA